The Pochonia chlamydosporia 170 chromosome 1, whole genome shotgun sequence genome window below encodes:
- a CDS encoding phosphorylase superfamily protein (similar to Colletotrichum gloeosporioides Nara gc5 XP_007273517.1), with protein MAAIQKPTSRADFRIAIICALPREADAVTLLIDEFWDDDGDVFGRARGDTNTYVTGRLGIHNVVLAVLPAMGTSNAAVAAAGLRSSYSNLKLALIVGICGGVPRIKGNNAFLGDVIVSKTIIQYDYGRRYPGHFEVKKTVDDSLGRANKDIRGLLASFETEFGYERLKTKAAAHLKRLQEEAARKRRRADYDYPGMTRDKLFLPTYRHSHRDSCDTCCGGSINICEVAAKASCEEVGCSETNLVTRERTSTEGDYCPHISIGCLGSGNTVIKSGEDRDRIATQHDIIAFEMEGAGAWDEVPCIVVKGICDYSDSHKNKRWQDFAAATAAAVARALLEWYIRDNGHEAIHGNWKQEASVKATSEGQNQPTSVKFGKQNSGFQAGIINGPVSGLTFGGK; from the coding sequence ATGGCCGCGATTCAGAAGCCAACAAGTCGTGCAGACTTCCGCATCGCAATCATCTGCGCTTTGCCCCGCGAGGCTGACGCCGTCACCCTTCTAATCGATGAATTCTGggacgacgatggcgacgTTTTCGGCCGGGCGAGGGGAGATACCAACACGTATGTCACAGGACGCTTAGGCATCCATAATGTTGTCCTTGCTGTACTTCCCGCGATGGGAACATCGAATGCAGCCGTGGCGGCAGCCGGCCTGCGCTCAAGTTACTCCAACCTCAAATTGGCCTTGATTGTCGGAATTTGCGGCGGGGTTCCCAGAATAAAAGGCAACAATGCCTTCCTGGGCGATGTTATTGTCAGCAAGACGATCATCCAGTACGACTACGGACGACGGTACCCAGGCCACTTTGAGGTCAAGAAAACAGTTGACGACAGCCTTGGCAGGGCGAACAAGGACATTCGAGGTCTCCTTGCTAGTTTTGAAACGGAGTTTGGATATGAGCGGTTGAAAACAAAGGCTGCTGCCCATCTCAAGCGCCTACAGGAAGAAGCGGCTCGCAAGCGACGGCGAGCGGATTACGACTATCCCGGAATGACTAGGGATAAACTATTCCTACCGACCTACCGCCATTCACACCGAGATTCCTGCGATACATGCTGTGGCGGATCTATCAATATTTGCGAAGTTGCCGCCAAAGCTTCTTGTGAGGAAGTTGGTTGCAGCGAAACTAACCTTGTGACGAGGGAGCGTACAAGTACGGAAGGTGATTACTGCCCGCACATTTCCATTGGCTGTTTGGGCTCAGGCAATACGGTAATAAAATCTGGAGAGGACCGTGATCGCATCGCCACTCAGCATGATATCATCGcctttgagatggagggcGCGGGGGCATGGGATGAGGTCCCATGCATTGTGGTCAAGGGCATCTGTGACTATTCGGACAGccacaaaaacaaaagatgGCAGGATTTTGCAGCGGCtacagcagcagcggtgGCAAGAGCACTACTCGAGTGGTATATACGTGACAATGGCCATGAGGCCATACATGGCAACTGGAAGCAGGAAGCTTCTGTAAAAGCTACCTCGGAGGGCCAGAACCAGCCAACCAGTGTAAAATTTGGGAAACAAAACTCCGGGTTTCAAGCTGGGATTATTAATGGCCCTGTCAGTGGGTTAACTTTTGGAGGAAAGTAA
- a CDS encoding Chitin synthesis regulation, Congo red resistance, RCR protein (similar to Metarhizium robertsii ARSEF 23 XP_007820557.1), translating to MAPTSSSVASTGSSALNLIKRYYYYCDGYSYSYRCSSRWYDWGRWVVLGGVIFIVLLVLLTCACTARRRRRRGAQPMYGTGWMAPVGKHDQNQQHQMNNYNQGYQPEYNQNQGYNQPQGYYNTPPPYGQQQVPQSTGTTFNPNDGYYGNAQYGVQPPAQAYQRDGGYAPPAGPPPGK from the exons ATGGCGCCGACATCTTCCTCCGTCGCGTCGACAGGCAGCTCTGCCTTGAACCTCATCAAGAGATATTACTACTACTGCGACGGATACAGCTACTCGTACcgatgcagcagcagatggTACGACTGGGGCCGCTGGGTAGTTCTCGGAGgagtcatcttcatcgtcctcctcgtcctACTGACTTGCGC CTGCACCgctcgtcgccgtcgccgccgcGGCGCTCAGCCCATGTACGGAACAGGCTGGATGGCCCCCGTCGGCAAGCACGACCAgaaccagcagcaccagatgAACAACTACAACCAGGGATACCAGCCCGAGTACAACCAGAACCAGGGCTACAACCAGCCGCAGGGCTACTACAACACGCCTCCCCCCTACGGCCAGCAGCAGGTGCCGCAGAGCACGGGCACCACGTTCAACCCCAATGACGGATACTACGGCAATGCGCAGTACGGCGTCCAGCCGCCTGCGCAGGCGTACCAGCGCGATGGGGGGTATGCTCCTCCTGCGGGACCGCCTCCCGGGAAGTAA
- a CDS encoding kinesin (similar to Talaromyces stipitatus ATCC 10500 XP_002486811.1), whose product MNTITFGDGNSGFQAGTIHGLVSTEFHYYPASEQPETPPNPSILIPFGRDGDFVKREELIDQIEHSCGRPGSRTALVGLGGVGKSQLAIEYAYCIRERSSDTWAFWIHASNSARFEQSFRDIATRVKLPGRQNPKANIFQLVHDWLQDEKKGPWVIVLDNVDDPSFLKLPGPNIEAAAKTIETSNQRPLISYIPYCQHGSVLVTSRSRGAALELVEHANIIAIEPMNEKDALQLFQNKLGQSDNEACTIELAAALEYMPLAIIQAAAYVLQMRPRYSLQKYLDEFRKSDRRKADLLGRKGGGLRRDAEAKNSILITWQISFDYIRETRPSAADLLSLMSFCDRQGIPEFLLRRRNDCTRGDGEQSHRGGTNDMGDGDEHNNDADDNESIDSSSDSDSDSTAQQSNYSNNDRFENDILTLRNFSFITANEDRTTFEMHRLVQLATLEWLRAHDVYEKGKHQFLVRLCAEIPVGEYENWTKCQTLFPHAQSVSAQRPASKESTKEWATILYKAAWYAFRKGKGIEAEDLSVRAMKARKKIFDKEHEDVVWSKAMVASAYGLRGRWSDAEELEVQVMETRKKKLGEDHPDTLTSMGNLASTLWNQGRWEAAEKLLVQVIETRKKKLGENHPDTLTSMANLAVTFWNQGRWEAAEKLLVQVIETRKKKLGENHPDTLTSMANLAVTFWNQGRWEAAEKLLVQVIETRKKKLGEDHPDTLNSMASLASTYRNQGRWEAAEKLLVQVIETRKKKLGKDHPDTLNSMNNLALTYWDLGRLEEAKTLMRHCVPLLQAKLGANHPNYSSAAETPAGWET is encoded by the exons ATGAACACCATCACTTTCGGCGATGGTAATTCCGGATTTCAAGCGGGGACGATCCACGGACTGGTCAGCACGGAATTCCACTACTACCCCGCCTCAG AGCAACCAGAAACGCCGCCGAATCCATCGATCCTAATTCCGTTTGGTCGCGACGGAGACTTTGTGAAACGAGAAGAGCTAATCGACCAGATCGAACACAGCTGTGGCCGGCCAGGATCGCGGACTGCGCTCGTCGGTCTTGGCGGTGTCGG CAAATCGCAACTCGCCATCGAATACGCGTATTGTATCCGAGAGCGATCTTCCGATACATGGGCCTTTTGGATCCACGCGAGCAATAGCGCTCGGTTCGAGCAGAGTTTCCGAGACATTGCGACGCGTGTCAAGCTTCCTGGGCGGCAGAACCCGAAAGCCAACATATTTCAGCTCGTGCACGACTGGCTTCAAGACGAGAAAAAAGGACCTTGGGTTATTGTTCTCGATAATGTAGATGATCCGAGTTTCTTGAAGTTGCCTGGCCCTAATATCGAAGCGGCGGCGAAAACGATAGAGACTTCAAATCAGAGACCGCTGATATCGTACATCCCTTACTGTCAGCATGGGTCCGTCCTTGTCACGTCCCGAAGCAGAGGTGCTGCACTGGAGCTGGTTGAGCACGCCAATATCATTGCGATCGAGCCGATGAATGAGAAAGATGCCTTGCAGCTTTTCCAGAATAAGCTCGGTCAGAGCGATAATGAAGCGTGCACCATCGAGCTCGCTGCAGCGCTTGAGTATATGCCACTGGCCATTATTCAAGCAGCGGCCTACGTTTTGCAGATGCGTCCACGATACTCTTTGCAGAAATATCTGGATGAGTTTCGCAAAAGTGACAGAAGAAAAGCCGATCTGCTCGGCCGTAAAGGCGGAGGACTCCGTCGAGACGCCGAAGCCAAGAACTCCATCCTTATCACGTGGCAAATATCATTTGACTACATTCGCGAAACCAGACCATCGGCGGCAGACTTACTCTCGCTCATGAGCTTCTGCGATCGACAAGGCATTCCCGAATTTCTACTGCGCCGCCGAAACGACTGTACACGCGGCGATGGTGAGCAGAGCCATCGTGGCGGGACCAACGATATGGGCGATGGAGATGAACACAATAACGATGCTGATGATAATGAGAGCATTGACAGCTCCAGCGACAGCGACAGTGACTCGACGGCACAACAATCCAATTATAGCAACAATGACAGGTTTGAAAACGATATTTTAACATTGCGGAATTTCTCTTTTATCACTGCCAATGAAGACAGGACCACTTTTGAAATGCACAGATTGGTGCAGCTGGCTACACTTGAGTGGCTCAGAGCTCATGACGTATACGAGAAGGGGAAGCACCAGTTTCTTGTAAGGCTCTGCGCAGAAATTCCAGTGGGGGAATACGAGAACTGGACCAAATGCCAGACGCTTTTCCCACATGCACAATCGGTGTCTGCACAACGCCCGGCCTCGAAGGAGTCAACAAAAGAGTGGGCTACAATCCTATACAAGGCGGCATGGTATGCCTTCAGAAAAGGGAAAGGAATAGAAGCAGAGGACTTATCGGTTCGAGCCATgaaagcaaggaagaagatATTCGACAAGGAGCATGAAGATGTGGTTTGGTCAAAAGCAATGGTAGCATCAGCGTATGGCCTAAGGGGCCGTTGGAGTGACGCGGAGGAGCTAGAGGTGCAAGTGATGGAGActcgcaagaagaagctgggggAGGATCATCCCGATACGCTAACTAGCATGGGCAACTTGGCGTCTACACTTTGGAACCAAGGCCGGTGGGAGGCGGCagagaagctgttggtgCAAGTAATAGAGActcgcaagaagaagctgggggAGAATCATCCCGACACGCTAACTAGcatggccaacttggcggtAACATTTTGGAACCAAGGCCGGTGGGAGGCGGCagagaagctgttggtgCAAGTAATAGAGActcgcaagaagaagctgggggAGAATCATCCCGACACGCTAACTAGcatggccaacttggcggtAACATTTTGGAACCAAGGCCGGTGGGAGGCGGCagagaagctgttggtgCAAGTAATAGAGActcgcaagaagaagctagGGGAGGATCATCCCGACACGCTAAATAGCATGGCTAGCTTGGCGTCAACATACAGGAACCAAGGCCGgtgggaggcggcggagaaGCTGTTGGTGCAAGTAATAGAGActcgcaagaagaagctagGGAAGGATCATCCCGACACGCTGAATAGCATGAATAACTTGGCACTGACATATTGGGATTTAGGGCGCCTTGAAGAAGCTAAAACTTTAATGAGGCATTGCGTCCCGTTGCTACAAGCTAAACTAGGTGCCAACCATCCAAACTACTCGTCCGCCGCTGAGACTCCAGCTGGGTGGGAAACTTGA
- a CDS encoding pyruvate carboxylase (similar to Aspergillus terreus NIH2624 XP_001214611.1) produces MAAPQQPLTFNDVFDDEDVDEPKAANSVHHIRANSSIMQLKKILVANRGEIPIRIFRTAHELSLHTIAVFSYEDRLSMHRQKADEAYVIGKRGQYTPVGAYLAGDEIIKIAVEHGAQLIHPGYGFLSENAEFARNVEKAGLIFVGPQPDVIDALGDKVSARKLAIAAGVPVVPGTEGAVAKYEEVKAFTDTYGFPIIIKAAYGGGGRGMRVVREPGSLKEHFERATSEAKSAFGNGTVFVERFLDKPKHIEVQLLGDNHGNIVHLYERDCSVQRRHQKVVEIAPAKDLPAETRDAILADAVKLAKSVNYRNAGTAEFLVDQQNRYYFIEINPRIQVEHTITEEITGIDIVAAQIQIAAGATLSQLGLTQDRISTRGFAIQCRITTEDPAEQFRPDTGKIEVYRSAGGNGVRLDGGNGFAGAVITPYYDSMLVKCTCHGSTYEIARRKVLRALIEFRVRGVKTNIPFLASLLTHPVFIDGNCWTTFIDDTPELFDLVGSQNRAQKLLAYLGDVAVNGSSIKGQIGEPKLRTEIIPPEIITSNGQKVDVSEPCQKGWRNILVEQGPKAFAKAVRDYKGCLLMDTTWRDAHQSLLATRVRTVDLLNIAKETSHAMSNLYSLECWGGATFDVAMRFLYEDPWDRLRKMRKLVPNIPFQMLLRGANGVAYSSLPDNAIDHFVDQAKKNGVDIFRVFDALNDIDQLEVGIKAVHKAGGVAEGTVCYSGDSIGNPSLILIVNM; encoded by the exons ATGGCAGCCCCCCAGCAGCCTCTTACCTTCAACGATGTCttcgacgacgaagatgtcGACGAGCCCAAGGCCGCCAACTCGGTCCACCACATCCGAGCCAACTCGAGCATTATGCAACTGAAGAAGATTCTGG TTGCCAACCGTGGTGAAATTC CCATCCGG ATTTTTAGAACT GCCCATGAGCTTTCACTGCACACTATCGCCGTCTTCAG TTATGAGGACCGACTTTCTATGCATAGGCAAA AGGCCGACGAAGCCTACGTTATCGGCAAGCGTGGCCAATATACCCCGGTCGGTGCCTATCTGGCAGGTGATGAGATTATCAAGATCGCTGTTGAGCACGGTGCTCAATTGATTCACCCTG GTTATGGTTTCCTGTCAGAAAACGCTGAGTTTGCCCGAAACGTCGAGAAGGCTGGCCTCATT TTCGTCGGACCCCAACCTGATGTCATTGATGCCCTTGGCGACAAGGTCTCGGCCCGTAAACtcgccattgctgctggtgttccCGTCGTTCCCGGCACTGAGGGCGCCGTTGCCAAGTACGAAGAGGTGAAGGCCTTCACTGATACCTATGGCTTCCCCATCATTATCAAGGCTGCCTATGGCGGTGGTGGCCGTGGTATGCGAGTCGTCCGCGAGCCAGGATCTCTAAAGGAGCACTTTGAACGTGCCACCTCCGAGGCAAAGTCAGCCTTTGGCAACGGAACCGTCTTCGTGGAGCGATTCCTCGACAAGCCCAAGCACATCGAAGTCCAGCTGCTTGGTGATAACCACGGCAACATTGTCCACCTGTACGAGCGTGACTGCTCCGTTCAGCGAAGACACCAAAAGGTCGTCGAAATTGCTCCCGCCAAGGATCTCCCCGCCGAAACTCGtgatgccattctcgccGACGCTGTCAAGCTGGCTAAATCCGTCAACTACCGCAATGCAGGCACTGCGGAGTTCTTGGTTGACCAGCAGAACCGATACTACTTTATTGAGATCAATCCTCGTATTCAGGTCGAGCACACAATTACCGAAGAAATCActggcatcgacatcgttGCCGCTCAGATCCAgattgctgctggtgccacgCTATCTCAACTCGGACTGACCCAGGACCGCATCTCTACCCGTGGTTTCGCTATCCAGTGCCGTATCACCACCGAAGACCCTGCCGAGCAGTTCCGACCCGACACGGGCAAGATTGAGGTCTACCGATCTGCCGGTGGTAACGGTGTCCGTCTTGATGGTGGTAACGGATTTGCTGGCGCCGTCATCACTCCTTACTACGACTCCATGTTGGTCAAATGCACATGCCATGGCTCAACATACGAAATTGCTCGCAGAAAGGTCCTTCGTGCCTTGATCGAGTTCCGAGTTCGAGGcgtcaagaccaacatcCCTTTCTTGGCTTCTCTGCTTACACACCCCGTCTTCATTGACGGCAATTGCTGGACGACCTTCATTGATGATACCCCTGAGCTCtttgaccttgttggcaGCCAGAACCGTGCCCAAAAGCTGCTGGCCTACCTGGGAGATGTCGCCGTCAACGGCAGCTCCATCAAGGGACAAATTGGCGAGCCCAAGCTCAGGACCGAGATCATCCCCCCCGAGATCATCACCTCCAATGGTCAAAAGGTCGATGTCTCCGAGCCTTGCCAGAAGGGCTGGAGAAACATTCTCGTCGAGCAGGGCCCCAAAgcctttgccaaggctgTTCGCGACTACAAGGGCTGCTTGCTCATGGACACTACCTGGAGAGATGCTCATCAGTCTCTTCTTGCCACGCGTGTCCGAACCGTGGACCTCCTGAacattgccaaggagaccagccatgccatgtccaaccTCTACAGTTTGGAATGCTGGGGTGGCGCCACCTTTGACGTCGCCATGCGATTCCTCTACGAGGACCCCTGGGACCGTCTCCGCAAAATGCGAAAGCTTGTTCCCAACATTCCCTTCCAGATGCTTTTGCGTGGAGCCAACGGCGTTGCCTACTCGTCTCTCCCGGACAATGCCATTGATCACTTTGTCGAccaggccaagaagaatggtGTCGATATCTTCCGTGTTTTCGATGCCCTGAACGATATTGACCAGCTCGAAGTTGGTATCAAGGCCGTCCACAAGGCTGGCGGTGTTGCTGAGGGGACCGTGTGCTATTCAGGAGACAGTATTGGCAACCCTTCCCTTATCTTGATTGTGAATATGTAG
- a CDS encoding pyruvate carboxylase (similar to Aspergillus terreus NIH2624 XP_001214611.1) codes for MALDTTDIVAFAIWLAWNCLSTTPDRLKNQAFALILPTMEVLQQVVLDSQFTFAPGLLEVLHSTTPPAISYFKSLPLHTKVWAVYVLVLKKPAERPKIYIGCCAEKRSGVATRLGQYNRGMNLPRFVRIALDKGYDISHTGLLCWTMIPTAAMRVPLRAAILLLETTFSLYLWAMASRDKTYGVPTICPWPIGTIGYDGCCSHVAFNEGLPGTNEHLSPEQVNALDAARKLQNSRRDAETRGKEKASRFSKITRERNLALKRFACDPCNVVFGAGNQLEKHKRTQKHKDKMAGIVREVKTPQLRVRMAANLAARRYYCSDCDYTAATQQKLNAHLKRPKHLKKSPGKKYNLDYYLDLVDKLVKLDIHVLGIKDMAGVLKPHAATLLIGSIRKKYPDLPIHVHTHDSAGTGVASMVACAMAGADAVDAATDSLSGMTSQPSINAILASLEGTGLEPGLDARQVRALDTYWSQLRLLYSPFEAHLAGPDPEVYEHEIPGGQLTNMMFQASQLGLGSQWLETKKAYEHANDLLGDIVKVTPTSKVVGDLAQFMVSNKLSPEDVKARASELDFPGSVLEFLEGLMGQPYGGFPEPLRSDALRGRRKLDKRPGLFLDPVDFAKVKKDLAKKYGAPVTECDIASYVMYPKVFEDYKKFQQQYGDLSVLPTRYFLSKPEIGEEFNVELEKGKVLILKLLAVGPLSENTGQREVFFEMNGEVRQVAVIDNKAAVENVSRPKADPSDSSQVGAPMSGVLVELRVHEGSDVKKGDPLAVLSAMKMEMVVSAPHSGKVASLQVKEGDSVDGSDLVCRITKA; via the exons ATGGCTCTTGACACAACAGACATTGTGGCGTTCGCAATCTGGCTGGCCTGGAATTGTCTGTCCACCACCCCTGATCGTCTCAAAAACCAAGCATTTGCCTTGATCCTCCCTACCATGGAAGTCCTGCAGCAGGTGGTGCTGGACTCGCAGTTTACCTTCGCCCCCGGCCTGTTGGAAGTTCTCCATTCCACAACGCCGCCAGCAATCTCCTACTTCAAATCACTCCCCTTGCACACCAAGGTTTGGGCTGTGTACGTCCTGGTCCTTAAGAAGCCAGCTGAGCGACCCAAAATCTACATTGGCTGCTGTGCAGAGAAAAGAAGTGGCGTCGCTACCAGACTGGGCCAGTACAATAGAGGCATGAATTTACCCAGGTTTGTGAGGATTGCTCTTGACAAGGGCTATGATATTTCTCACACGGGCCTTCTCTGCTGGACGATGATCCCCACTGCCGCGATGAGAGTTCCATTGCGGGCTGCCATTCTCCTCCTTGAAACTACATTTTCACTCTATCTCTGGGCGATGGCATCTCGCGACAAGACCTATGGCGTACCTACAATTTGTCCTTGGCCAATTGGCACCATTGGATATGATGGCTGTTGCTCACACGTCGCTTTCAACGAAGGGCTCCCTGGCACCAATGAGCACTTGAGCCCTGAACAAGTCAACGCACTGGATGCTGCAAGGAAGCTCCAAAACAGCCGTAGAGACGCGGAAACACGTGGAAAGGAGAAAGCTTCACGGTTTTCAAAGATCACACGGGAAAGGAACCTGGCCCTCAAGAGATTTGCATGCGATCCTTGCAACGTCGTCTTTGGTGCAGGCAACCAGCTGGAGAAGCACAAACGGACCCAAAAGCACAAGGACAAGATGGCCGGGATCGTCAGAGAAGTCAAAACACCCCAACTCAGGGTGCGCATGGCTGCCAATCTTGCTGCACGGAGATATTACTGCAGTGACTGTGATTACACCGCCGCGACTCAGCAGAAGCTCAATGCCCACTTGAAGCGGCCAAAACACCTCAAAAAG AGCCCTGGAAAGAAGTACAATCTGGACTACTATTTGGACCTGGTTGATAAGCTTGTCAAGCTTGACATTCACGTCCTTGGTATCAAGGATATGGCTGGTGTCCTCAAGCCTCATGCCGCCACCCTTTTGATCGGATCTATCCGCAAGAAGTACCCCGACCTCCCCATCCACGTTCATACCCACGACTCCGCCGGTACTGGTGTCGCTTCCATGGTTGCTtgcgccatggctggcgctGATGCCGTTGACGCTGCCACTGACAGCTTGTCTGGCATGACCTCTCAGCCCAGCATCAACGCCATTCTGGCATCCCTCGAGGGTACTGGCTTGGAGCCTGGCCTGGACGCCCGCCAAGTTCGCGCCCTCGACACTTACTGGTCACAGCTGCGTCTTCTCTACTCTCCCTTCGAGGCCCACCTTGCCGGTCCTGATCCTGAGGTGTACGAGCACGAGATTCCTGGTGGCCAGCTCACCAACATGATGTTCCAGGCTTCTCAGCTTGGTCTGGGTTCCCAGTGGCTCGAGACCAAGAAGGCCTACGAGCACGCCAACGACTTGCTTGGCGACATTGTCAAGGTTACTCCCACCTCCAAGGTTGTTGGTGACCTTGCCCAGTTCATGGTCTCGAATAAGCTCTCCCCCGAGGACGTCAAGGCTCGCGCTTCGGAACTCGACTTCCCTGGCTCTGTACTGGAGTTTTTGGAGGGTCTGATGGGCCAGCCATACGGCGGATTCCCTGAGCCTCTTCGCTCTGACGCTCTGCGTGGTCGCCGCAAGCTCGACAAGCGCCCTGGTCTGTTCCTGGACCCTGTCGACTTcgccaaggtcaagaaggatctggccaagaagtACGGCGCCCCTGTTACTGAGTGTGACATTGCATCCTACGTCATGTACCCCAAGGTCTTTGAGGACTACAAGAAGTTCCAGCAGCAGTACGGTGACTTGTCAGTCCTGCCTACCAGATACTTCCTCTCCAAGCCCGAGATTGGCGAGGAATTCAACGTGGAGCTCGAAAAGGGCAAGGTTCTCATCCTGAAGCTTCTCGCCGTCGGTCCTCTTAGTGAGAACACCGGCCAGCGTGAGGTCTTCTTCGAGATGAACGGTGAAGTTCGACAGGTTGCAGTCATTGACAACAAGGCTGCCGTTGAGAACGTCAGCCGACCCAAGGCCGATCCCAGCGACTCCAGCCAAGTCGGTGCacccatgtctggtgtcctgGTTGAACTTCGTGTGCACGAGGGCTCTGATGTTAAGAAGGGTGACCCATTGGCTGTCTTGTCAGCCATGAAGATG GAAATGGTTGTCTCTGCTCCTCACAGCGGCAAGGTTGCCAGCCTCCAAGTCAAGGAGGGCGATTCAGTCGACGGCTCAGACCTTGTGTGCAGAATTACAAAAGCTTAG